Proteins from one Malaya genurostris strain Urasoe2022 chromosome 2, Malgen_1.1, whole genome shotgun sequence genomic window:
- the LOC131426904 gene encoding E3 ubiquitin-protein ligase Kcmf1-like, which yields MSGVSAGECDCQHRFRCLFCSDTEEFCNCFADKHHEHPRQMMISDDLLLAQFGTTTDESEYEEINIFDCPYCDRRKLSISSLNDHLSLEHQSISSSVRCPVCVCFNDSYLLLGNTHLSEHLTTKHSVTLDQYQESLLVYDIYCDDERGLLKFIAATLPPTDYTMKKENIVSSSAIDQESDDRTSLRKTIGRICAICLDLIFETCGRELICKHKFHSECINRWIIKSPTCPVCRISIMR from the exons ATGTCTG GTGTGTCCGCGGGTGAATGCGACTGTCAACATCGTTTCCGATGTTTATTCTGCTCTGACACGGAAGAGTTCTGTAATTGTTTCGCAGACAAACATCACGAGCACCCCCGACAGATGATGATCTCGGACGACCTACTATTGGCCCAATTTGGTACTACAACAGATGAGTCGGAATATgaagaaataaatatatttgacTGTCCGTATTGTGACCGCCGGAAGTTGAGCATCTCCAGCCTAAACGATCATCTCTCATTGGAGCACCAGAGCATTTCTTCCAGTGTTCGCTGTCCAGTATGCGTTTGTTTTAACGATAGCTATTTATTGCTAGGGAATACACATCTTTCTGAACACCTCACCACGAAGCATAGTGTTACTCTTGATCAATATCAAGAATCTCTTCTGGTTTACGATATCTACTGTGACGACGAAAGAGGTTTACTGAAATTCATAGCAGCGACACTTCCTCCTACCGATTATACTATGAAGAAAGAAAACATAGTGTCGAGTTCTGCTATTGACCAAGAATCTGATGATAGAACGTCATTAAG GAAAACAATTGGCCGCATATGTGCAATCTGCCTGgatttaatttttgaaacatGTGGTCGTGAACTGATATGCAAGCACAAATTTCACTCAGAATGTATCAATCGTTGGATCATCAAAAGCCCCACCTGCCCCGTGTGTAGAATTTCTATTATGCGTTAA
- the LOC131432904 gene encoding uncharacterized protein LOC131432904: MDGMKKRSKPIQRKNVWFSAQIQLLIEMWEDKINDLRGSRKNSHVYEEIKESFKPHNIDVSTKEIKNRIHNLTARYRKEKASIGPSGGSPSSWPYYDKVHKILGSFKINNIESIIVDSIENNTGCNYHLKA, encoded by the exons ATGGATGGTATGAAGAAAAGATCGAAGCCTATCCAACGAAAAAATGTGTGGTTTTCAGCTCAGATCCAGCTACTGATTGAAATGTGGGAGGACAAAATTAATGATCTTCGTGGTAGTCGAAAAAACAGTCATGTGTATGAAGAGATCAAAGAGTCGTTCAAGCCACATAACATCGACGTTTcaacaaaagaaataaaaaatcgaattcaCAATTTAACCGCGCGGTACAG GAAAGAAAAAGCATCAATCGGTCCATCAGGTGGATCTCCTTCATCGTGGCCATATTATGATAAAGTTCATAAAATACTCGGTagcttcaaaataaataatatcgAATCGATCATTGTGGATAGTATAGAAAATAATACCGGTTGTAACTATCACTTGAAAGCATGA